The genomic segment TCATTTTTTATTCAGGCTGCAAAGGTAAAAAAATATAACACAGGTTCGTTTTTTTAGACATAATAATTTATTTTTAAGCACTCAGTGCTATTAATTGTTTCATTAAGTCACATTGATCAAATGGATTACGTTCAGAAAATATAACATTAATTGTTTTATATTACTTATCTCTTAATACTGATTATTTTCGGTGTAAGATTTTGTTGTTAAGCAGGTAATAATGTTTTGTTTTTTAAGGAGGATGATAGTTTGATTCTTCATTAAAAAATACGAACTTTGCACTTTCAAAATATATAATGCATAACGATCATTATGATATACTTTTTTCGTAATAAGCTTGAGGAAATAATTGCTGTGAAATCAGCCAGTACGATATCCGGACAAAGCATTTCCAAACTGGAGTGGCTCTTTGGAGAAGCCAAATACATTGAATTGCAAGATATTCAAGGGTGGTTTATTGGACCGAGAAAGGAAATGATCACACCATGGAGTACAAATGCAGTAGATATTACGTTGAATATGAACATACATGACATTGTGCGTATTGAACGTTTTGTACCGACCACACCTCCAAAAGAAAATGCACCGCGCAATTACGATCCGATGCTTCAGGCGCTTTACGAAAACCTGACAAATGATATCTTCACTATTGACAAAGAACCCGATCCTATTTTATACATCAGTGATATTGCCGCCTATAATCAACAGGAGGGATTAGCATTGAACAAAGATGAAATTACGTATCTGGAAGGGTTACAGGAAAAATTAGGAAGACAACTTACGGATAGTGAGATATTCGGGTTCTCACAGGTCAATTCGGAACATTGCCGCCATAAAATTTTCAATGGAAAATTTGTGATTGACGGAGAAGAAATGCCATCTACCTTATTCCAGATGATCAGGCGAACCTCCTCAGTAAATCATAACAAAATAGTTTCTGCTTATAAAGATAATTGTGCATTTGTTGAAGGACCCGAGATCAGGCGGTTTGTACCCAGAAGAGGAGATCAACCTGATTTTTTTACCATCCGGGATGAATCATCAGTTATTTCTTTAAAGGCGGAAACCCATAACTTCCCGACTACCGTTGAACCGTTCAACGGAGCTGCTACAGGAAGTGGCGGAGAGATCCGTGACCGGCTAGCGGGTGGTAAGGGCGCTATTCCTTCTGCAGGAACGGCAGTATATATGACTCCCTATCCCCGTTTTCAGGAAACAGGCCGCACATGGGAAAAAATCACCCCGAGGCCCTGGTTGTATCAATCTCCGTTAGATATCCTGATCAAGGCATCGAATGGTGCCAGTGACTTCGGTAACAAATTCGGACAACCATTAATCTGCGGCAGTGTACTCACCTACGAGCATGTCGAAAACATGAAAAAATACGGCTTTGATAAAGTCATCATGCTTGCAGGAGGCATTGGTTATACCAGAAAAGAAGATAGTGAGAAAGATATTCCCGAACAGGGAGATAAAATAGTACTGTTGGGTGGTGACAACTACCGGATCGGTATGGGTGGAGGTGCCGTGTCATCTGTAGCCACCGGAGAATACAATAATGCTATTGAACTGAATGCGGTACAACGTTCAAATCCCGAGATGCAGAAACGTGTAGCCAATGCTATCCGGGCATTAGCTGAAAGTAAGGAAAACCCTATCATCTCCATCCATGACCACGGAGCCGGCGGACATCTTAACTGTCTTTCGGAACTGGTGGAAGCAACGGGCGGCATCATCGACATGAGCCGTTTACCCGTCGGGGATCCTACCCTTTCCGATAAGGAAATCGTGGGCAATGAATCCCAGGAACGTATGGGATTGATCATGAAACCGGAAAATGTACAGTTGCTCCGTGATATAGCAAAACGGGAACGGGCCCCGATGTATGTCATAGGACATGCTACCGGAGACCATCGTTTCACTTTTGAAGATACGAAAACAGGAGAAAAGCCGATCGACCTCCTGCTGGAAGACATGTTTGGGAATACTCCCAGGACAGTGATGACCGACACCACGATTGAAAAAAAATTCGAGCCTATCGAATATGAGAAGCATAAAATACAGGAGTATGTTGAAAGCCTGTTACAACTTGAAGCTGTAGCTTGTAAGGATTGGTTGACCAATAAAGTCGACCGCTCTGTTACAGGGCTGATTGCCCTGCAGCAGACAGCCGGTGAAATCCAGTTACCTTTGAACAACCTGGGTGTTGTGGCATTGGATTATCAAGGCGGATACGGTATGGCTACTTCCATAGGCCATGCTCCAGGAGTCGCAATGCTTGATGCTGCAGCCGGCTCCCGGATAGCAATTGCCGAAGCACTGACCAACCTGGTCTGGGCACATCTTAGCGATGGGTTGAAAGGTGTCTCCTTAAGTGCTAACTGGATGTGGCCCTGCAAAAACCCTGGCGAAGACGCTCTTTTGTACCGTGCAGTAGAAGCTGCCAGCAAATTTGCCATCGATCTGGGCATCAATATCCCGACCGGAAAAGATTCTTTATCCATGACCCAGAAATATCCGGACGGGGAAGTTGTTTTCTCTCCCGGGACATGCATTATTTCCACCGTAGCACAGGTATCGGATATCCGTAAAGTCGTACGCCCTGTGATGGTTAATGACGAATCCACCCATATTATTTATGTTGACCTATCGCGTTCTCCTTTTGCATTAGGAGGAAGCAGCTTTTCACAGATCATCGGGAAAATCGGGGATATTGTTCCAGATATTGCCGAAACGACCTATTTTGTGAAAGCCTTCGATGTCGTCCAGCGCCTGATCGGTAAAGGATTGATCCTTGCCGGGCATGACGTCTCATCAGGCGGATTGATCACAACATTACTCGAAATGTGCTTCGCCAACAGGGAGGGGGGTATGGAAGTAGACCTGACTTCAGTTGCCAGCGAACGTGAAAACTGGGATTCCGATATTATCAGGTTATTATTTGCAGAAAATCCTGCTTTAGTGATACAGGTAGAAGAAGCGGACAGTGTAAAGGTACATGAAGCATTCGGATTGGCTGGAATAAAAGCTTACACAATCGGTAAACCTATCCCTAAGAGGATTATACGGGCTTTCTGCGAAGGAGAAAAATATAAATTCGATATCGATCAACTGAGGGACCTCTGGTTCAAAACGTCTTATCTCCTGGATGGACGGCAAAGTGGTAAGAAAAAAGCAACAGAACGATTCAGCAATTATAAGTTCCAACACCTTGAATATGTTTTCCCACCTCATTTTAAAGGGTCTTTTGATCAATATGACATTAACCCCGACCGGAAAACACCAAGCGGAGTGAAAGCGGCCATTATAAGGGATAAAGGCTCGAACGGAGACCGGGAGATGGCATGGATGATGCACCTGGCAGGAATGGATGTAAAGGATGTACATACCTCCGACCTGATCGACGGACGGGAAACTTTGGATGATGTGAATATGATCGTCTTTGTAGGAGGATTCTCTAATTCCGATGTACTGGGTTCTGCCAAAGGATGGGCGGGAGCACTTCTCTACAATGAAAAAGCTAAAGCAGCCATTACCCGTTTCTATGCCCGTCCTGACACGTTAAGCCTGGGTATATGTAACGGTTGCCAATTGATGGTCGAATTGGGCTTATTGACTCCTGAGGATGAACAAAAACCAACCATGGAGCCTAATGATTCCAGGAAATTTGAAAGCAATTTCATCAATGTAACTATTCCTGAAAACCATTCCGTGATGCTGCAATCGATGGCCGGATCAAGGCTGGGAGTATGGATCGCGCATGGTGAAGGTAAATTCAACTTTCCTATGCCTGCGGAACATTATCATATCGGGCTGACATACAGTTATGACGCTTATCCGGCCAATCCAAACGGATCACCGATGGGAATTGCCGGTATATATAGTAAGGACGGCAGGCATCTGGCCATGATGCCTCATCCGGAACGTGCCATTTATCCATGGAACTGGCCTTATTATCCCGCATCTCGGGAACATGACCAGATTACCCCGTGGGTGGAAGCATTTGTCAATGCGGCAGAATGGATACAAAAGCAAAAAAATGAATAAAAGTAAAATAGGGAATAGTTTTGATTAATACTATTCCCTATTTTTTTATTTCAGGAAACTATCAGAATATCTGATGAAATATTAAAAGTTAATAAACAATCAAATACACACGGGAATCATATATAAAGTAAATACTTAAAATTAATCGATCATGAAAACAAATCAGAAATTTCTAGCTGAGTTCATTGGTACATTTATATTGGTTCTTGGTGGTTGTGGTACAGCCGTATTTGCATCTTCTGCCAATTTTGTCGGCATATTAGGTGTCGCTTTGGCCTTTGGACTAACCGTTGTAGCAGGGGCATATGCAATCGGTCATATCTCCGGTGCTCATTTGAATCCTGCTGTATCATTTGGTCTGTGGGCAGGAGGAAGGATGCCCGGAAAAGATCTTTTACCCTATATGGGTGCACAGATCCTGGGAGCCATTCTTGCTGCAACCGTAATTTACCTCATTGTATCTAATAAAACCGATTTTTCGGGAATAGGTGGCTTTGCGGCAAACGGTTATGGAGAACATTCTCCGGGAGGATATGGTTTGTTGGCCGCATTGATTGCAGAAACCACACTTACTTTTATTTTTCTATTGGTGATACTGGGAGTTACGGATAAAACGGGACCTGCCGGGTTTGCCGGATTAGCCATTGGTTTGACTCTTACATTGATACACCTGATCAGCATTCCTATTACCAACACATCTGTTAATCCGGCCCGTTCCATCAGCCAGGCCTTTTTCGTGGGAGGATGGGCATTAGAGCAGTTATGGCTATTCATTCTGGCTCCATTGGCCGGAGCTTTCCTGGCCGGCATCGTTTATAAGGCCGCTTTCGCCCAGAAAAACGAAAGTTAAATCTGATCTATTCTTATCATAAGGTTATTTTCGGAATAATTGCATCATCCATTTTTCAGGAACCTGTTTTTCAATGGATTTGAAGAATGACGACCCTATCCTGTTATGGCTCTTAAGTGGGGATATTTCCATCCGGTACCAGACATACCGTGATTTACTGGGCATTGAAAAACCAGACTTACAAAAGAGAATCGGATCGGAAGGATGGGGTCGTCATTTTTTATCCTGTCGCAAAGATAACGGACACTGGGGAAATGGATTTTACCAACCCAAATGGATCTCATCGCATTACACGCTGCTGGATCTTAAATACCTCTGTATTTCACCGGATACCCAACCGGCAAAAGAAACCATCTACCGCATTTTTGAACATGCAAAAGGAACTGACGGTGGGATCAATCCTTCTGGAAGCATCAAACAGAGTGATGTCTGTATCAATGGGATGGCGCTAAATTATGCCTGTTATTTCCGGACAGAAGAAAAACTGTTGCAATCAGTGATCGATTTCATCCTCGGCGAAAAAATGGGGGATGGCGGATTTAACTGCCATTCGAATCGTAAAAATACCGTTCATAGTTCGCTACATACCACCCTATCTGTGCTTGAAGGAATAGAAGAATTCGAACAGAACGGATACCGGTACAGGATCGATGAACTTCAGGAAGCAAAAAAGACATCACAGGAGTTCATCCTGAAACACCATTTATTCCGGTCCGACAAAACAGGTGACGTCATCAAATCCGCATTTTTAAAATTGTGCTATCCGGGACGTTGGTACTACGACATATTAAAAGCCCTGGATTATTTCAGACTGGCGGATGTACCTTATCAAGCCAATATGGAGGATGCCCTGAAAATCATCCGGCAGAAGAGGACAAAAGACGGTGTATGGAAACTCCCTTCACCCCATCAGGGGATAGTACATTTCACTATGGAAGAAGCCGGAGAACCCAGTCGTTGGAACACATTACGGGCATTAAGGGTACTGAAAAAATATGATCAGATCTAATACTTAATCAATACTGAAGCCCATAATAAAAGAAAGAGAATGTGTGGGGTGAAATAGAAAAATCGTGCAAAAGAAAATTTACACGATTTTTTCTGATAAAATATTTGCATGAGGCTTAGAATTCAACCTTTTCCAGCTGAAGTTGCGCCTCATTACAACGATCAGATCCGCGGCTTCTGAATCATACGAATAATCAGAGAGATCATGTAAATGACCAATCCATATACTGCTGTAATCACTGCAACTCTCAAACCGGCCCAGACAATGACTTGACTGATCCCACCAGCCGCCTCAATGTCCAATGCCGCCTGCATAATTCCGACCAACGTAGCAAAAACCCCAAATGCAGCTGCGAACTTACCGATCTCCTTGACCCAGGCAGGAGCTTTCCATGCGGCTAAGAACAGAGCAATCAAAATAAGCGTCATAAAAGTCATCCAGGGAACCCCGCCTTCAACAAATAGAGTGAACATAAAATTAAAGTTTTAAGGTGAATGATAATAATAATTTAACAATACAAAGTTACCGCAGTTTCAATTGTTTTGGTATCATCCGACCTGACCAAATCCCCCGATAAAGCAACCAAATCCCCAATTATCGAAACAGTCAAAGAACAGTCGGCTATTTTTAACTATTTTTGTTTTGAAGATCATCCAAAATGAGACGTTATTTCGAAATAATCTATTGGTTTGCTGCCGTAATTCTGATCAGCCTGCTCTTTGTGAGCCTGATGAAAAGTTACGTTGCAGCGCTCTTTTTGTCTGTTATGATGCTTCCGGGGGCGCTTTTTGCCAAGTTCCTCGGTGGTTCCATATCATCCCAAAATCGCTCCCGCAGAGTTCTCGAAACAATATATTTCCTATTGATTGTCCTTCTTATCGAGTACCTTGCTATTTTCCTCTCCTGCTTCTACCTCTTTGGGTATCATCTTCCCGAAACTATGAATATCCTATTCAACCCTTTATTTATCTGGCTTTTATTGATTGTCTTCTGGGGCTTTGAGAGGTTTCTGGCAGCAAAATTCTTGGTCGGAAAGGTACGCGACAGATTTATGGAATTCACCTCGGAACGCAAAAAAATAAGGATAGAAATCGATACAATATTGTATGTTGAGTCGCGTGACGACGTTGTGCTTGTGGTCGCTTCAGATGGAAAACAATACCGTACCAGAATGAATATCACGCTGTGGAGCAATGTCCTGGATGACCGATTTGCAAGGGTGCACAGAGCCTTTATTGTAAACAGGAACTATGTGAAAGGCATGTCGGCTGGGCGATTGGAACTTGCTTCAGGTGTAAAGATCGATGTCTCGAAACGCTACCGGGAGATGGTAGGAGAATGGTTTGACATTGTTGATTGAATTAATCATGGGCGCGACTAAACCATAACTCCGTTTTGCTTCAGGAAAGTTGATTGCCTTCTTTCGGGTTACTATCAAAAAATATATTCACTAACTTTAAATTTAAAGCGTTTTTATCCGTAAAAAAGTGAATTTCTATCGCATTCACACTATATTCGTGACCAATACTGAAATTCCGATGAGAATATTGAAATTTCACAAAAATGCCAGATGCTTCTTTTTCCAATCCGCAAAAAAAGGCGGAGTATTCAATTCCAGTTCCTGTTGTTGGTTCAGAAACACCTGCATACTGGATGCTTCGAGAATCAATGCCTGGTCACTTTCCCGGTATATGGAATAATCAAAAAGTATCTTGGCTGCATCACTATTGATAAAACGTGTTTCTACAATCGCCGAATCTCCGTAACGTAGCGGAAGCTGATACACACAGTTAAGTTTAACAATCGGAATGTAGTAGCCGGATTCAAGTACATCCTGATAAGTGATCCCATATTTTTTCCCAAAAGATTCGCGGCCATCTTCAAGATATTTAACATAAGCCCCGTGCCACACAATATTCATTGAATCTACTTCACTAAAACGCACTTTGATATGGACGGTGTCGGACAATACCTGCATATTATTTTGTTTGATTTTCACAATGATAAATATTAGATCGTTTCATTCAAATGAATGCAAATATAGTGAAAGGTGAGAGCAATTATAGAAAACTTGCTTTCGAAAAATTGCCGAATTACATCCTATATCCTATAAATATAGAAAGAATATGGTCAATAGATCCACAATACACTCAATCATGAATCTCCTTAAAGAAAAGGACTTTAACAATTATTAAGATTTTTTCGTGACCATTCTTGCCAAGTATTGGTTAACATTGCATGACTTTTTGGTAAAATGGTTTTATGATAAAATTTTGTTACGTAAAACTCTTACAATAAAACTTTATACCGGAAGCTAGTTCATATTCCTGTTATGTCGGAAATCATCGTTTTTCTTTTGTAAAAAACTGTACATCATATTCTAAAAATGAAAGTAAAAAATATCTTCTTTATTGCTTTGGCACTTGCATTGGTGGGAGCAATCGTATATAAAGCTGTTTGGTCCAAGCCGGCACAGGCGAAATCCGGAGGCGGTCTGGCCCGTGCTGCCTTACCTGTGAACCTTCTGGTCGTTAAACCGCAAAGTTTTATCGAAACACTTTCTGTAACGGGGACTGTCGAAGCCAATGAAGAAGTCCTGTTGAAAAGTGAAGTGTCGGGAAAAATTACAGGGATCTTCTTCAACGAAGGTACCCGGGTTGATAAAGGAACATTGCTGATAAAAGTATATGATGATGATTTACAGGCACAATTAACAAAAGCCCAGGCCAACCTGAAGCTGACAGAAGAAGTGGAAGCCCGCCAGAAACAATTACTGGAACGGGAAGCCATCAGCCGTCAGGATTATGATGTGGCTTATGCAAATCTTCAATCGGCACAAGCTGATGTAGCCCTGTTTGAATCCCAGATATCAAAAACAGAGATACGTGCTCCTTTTGATGGAACAATCGGATTCCGTAAAGTATCACCCGGCGAATATATTACTCCCGGAACTGAGATTGCGTCTTTAGTGAACAATCATCCGGCAAAAATACAATTCGCCGTTCCTGAAAAATATTCAAGGGTACTGGGAAAAAATACGGTTATCAAATATAGGCTGGAAGGAATGCTTGACGAACGTACCGCTTCGGTATATGCTGTGGATCCTGCTATAGATCAGGCAACCCGTACTTTACAGTTAAAAGCGCTCAGCCCTAATTTAAAAGGTGAACTTATCCCCGGTGCTTTTGTAAGAATCAATGTATTAATGGAAAAAAGCGATAATGTAATACTGGTTCCCACTGAAGCTGTAATATCTGAAACAGATGGACAAAAAGCTTATTTGTTCCGCAATGGAAATGTTGAAAAAGTAACAGTTGAAACAGGCACCCGTACCAACAGTAAAGTAGAAATTGTGCGAGGTATCCATTCCGGAGATACACTGATCACAACAGGTATGATGCAAATTACCCCTAGGTCAATGGTCACTCCCGCCGTAATCAATTGATACCCTGAATGAATTCCGGATTTTCTTTTTCATAGACCTGAAACCAGGTTTCATATAAACTTAACAAAGCGTTCTATTAAACGTCATTGAATAATTAAACAAGCATGAGCTTAGCATCCACAAGTATTAAGCGTCCGGTTATGGCTATTGTGATGTCATTAGTTGTCATCATCTTTGGTATGATCGGGCTCACCTCGCTGCCTGTACGCGAATATCCCAGTGTTGACCCTCCCATCATTAATGTAAGGACTTCATATCCGGGAGCCAATGCCGAAATCATCGAATCGCAAATAACTGAGATACTTGAAGCATCTATCAATGGAATCGCAGGTATTCGTATCCTGACATCAACCAGTAGTGACGGAAGTAGTAACATTACTGTAGAATTTGAACTTGGTGTGGACATGGAGACCGCCGCCAATGACGTACGTGATAGGGTGTCGAGGGTACAAAACCGGCTTCCCCGGGATTGCGATCCACCTACCGTAGCTAAAGCTGATGCTGATGCCAATCCGATCATTATGTTGGCTATACGGAGCGAAAAGCGGAACCAGTTGGAACTTACGGATATTGCCGACAGGCTTTTTAAAGAACAATTGCAAACAATATCCGGTATCAGTGAAATCAGTATTTATGGGGAAAAACGTTATGCAATCCGAATTGCTCTTGATCCGGCCAAATTATCGGCCTACAATCTCACGGCAGAAGATGTAAGATCGCAGATTACAGCCGAAAATGTCGAATTGCCTTCCGGGAGTATAGAAGGTACGGCCATTGATTTAACAATACGTACATTAGGTCTGATCAGAAGTCCTCAGGAATTTGAAGCATTGATCATTAAAGAAGTAAATGGAAATCCTGTCAAATTAGGCGATTTAGGTTTTGCTCAATTTGCAGCGGAAAATGAAAAGTCTATCAATAAACTGAATGGAGAGCCATGTGTCATCCTTGCCATATTGCCTCAGTCCGGAGCAAATAATGTGGAAATATCCGACTTATTTAAAAAGCGCCTTGAAGAAATCGTTTTAGATATGCCGGAGGATCTTGCCGTAGAAGTGATCATGGATACTACGGATTTTGTGAGAAATTCTATCCTGGAAGTAGAGGAAACCATCATACTGGCCTTTGTATTTGTGGTGATAATTATTTTCCTATTCTTACGTAACTGGCGTACAACGCTGATTCCGATTATAGCTATCCCTATATCACTGGTTGGGGCATTTTTTATTATGTATTTATTCAGCTTTTCGGTCAACATACTTACTTTGCTGGCAATTGTATTAGCCGTCGGGATCGTGGTAGATGATGCCATTGTGGTGATGGAAAATATTTTTGCCAAAGTAGAAGAAGGGATGTCCCCTATTGAAGCTGCATTTAAAGGATCCAAAGAGATATATTTTGCAATTATTTCCACAACAATCGTACTGGTTTGTGTATTTCTTCCGGTAGTATTTTTAAGTGGAACAACAGGAAGACTTTTCCGGGAATTCGGGATTGCTATTGCCGGTGCAATTGTTATATCTGCGTTTATATCCCTTACTTTAACACCAATGATGTGTTCCAAAATTTTGAAACCATCTTCTTCCCAAAGTAAATTTTACCAGGTAACAGAAAGATTCTTTGTGGCCCTATCAGATGCATACAGCAACGGTCTCAGTACTTTCATCCGGATGCGGTGGTTATCCGTTGTAATTATCATAGGGGCTTTCGTTGCTATTGTTGTACTGTTCCTTAACCTTAAGTCGGAATTAGCACCTCTTGAAGACCGCAGTCGTATTACGTTACGCGTAAGTGTTCCTGAAGGCACTTCATTTGAAAGCATGGCAGTATATATTGATGAGATTTCGGATATGGTCCGCGATTCCGTTCCCGAGTTAAAAAGTATGCAATCCATGGTCCGTGGAGGCTGGGGATTTGTACGCGCATTCCTTGTTGATCCGAATGAAAGGACCCGTAGCCAACAGGAAATAGCAGACAAACTTGTAAATGATACCCGGCTCATGACAAAAGGGAAGATACTGGTGACCCAGGATCCGACCATCGGGGACAGACGATCGGGACAAGGAGTACAATATGTTATCCAGGCAGCTACTCTGGATAAATTACGCTCAATACTCCCTGTTTTTATGGATGAAGTACAAAAAGATCCGACCTTCTCGTTTGCCGATGTCAATCTTAAGTTCAGCAAGCCGGAACTTGTGGTGAATATCGATAGGGAAAAAGCACGTTTACTTGATGTATCTACTACAGCTATTGCACAAACGATGCAGTTGGCTTATGCAGGACAACGTGTCGATTATTTTACCATGAATGGAAAGCAGTATCAGGTGATTGTTGAAGTAGACAAACAAGACCGTAACAAACCGGATAATCTCACGGCACTGTATGTACGGAGTAATACCGGAAACATGATCCAGTTAGATAATTTAATATATGACTCTATAAAAAGTAATACTCCATCGTTATACAGATTTAACCGTTATGTATCAGCTACGGTTTCAGCGACAATGGCAAAGGGTTACACGTTAGGAGATGGTATTGCAGCTATGGATGTTATATCAAAAAAAGTATTGGATGATACTTATAAAACGGATCTATCCGGTCAGGCCCGTGAGTTTAACGAAAGTTCAAATAGTATTTACTTCGCTTTCGGGCTAGCCCTGCTCCTCGTATATCTTGTTTTGGCAGCCCAGTTTGAGAGTTTCAGGGATCCTCTTATTATCATGTTCTCTGTTCCGCTGGCATTAATGGGAACACTTCTATCTCTGTGGTTTTTTGATCAAACCATCAATATTTTCAGTGAAATAGGTATCATTATGCTGATCGGACTTATCACTAAAAACGGGATTCTCATTGTTGAGTTTGCCAATCAGCGTCGTGATATGGGACATTCTATCCTTAAAGCCGTAAAAGATGCTTCTGTTTCACGACTCCGCCCTATATTAATGACGAGCCTTGCCACAATTTTCGGTATATTACCTATTGCACTGGCATTGGGAGCGGGTGCCGAAAGCCGTGTTTCAATGGGAATCGCCGTAGTCGGCGGGATGCTTTTCGGAACCATCCTTACTTTATTCGTCGTCCCTGTGATGTATACTTTTATTACCAGTAAAGAACGGGTGATCATCCGCGAGGAAGATTATTTATAATTCTGTAAT from the Bacteroidales bacterium genome contains:
- a CDS encoding efflux RND transporter permease subunit, yielding MSLASTSIKRPVMAIVMSLVVIIFGMIGLTSLPVREYPSVDPPIINVRTSYPGANAEIIESQITEILEASINGIAGIRILTSTSSDGSSNITVEFELGVDMETAANDVRDRVSRVQNRLPRDCDPPTVAKADADANPIIMLAIRSEKRNQLELTDIADRLFKEQLQTISGISEISIYGEKRYAIRIALDPAKLSAYNLTAEDVRSQITAENVELPSGSIEGTAIDLTIRTLGLIRSPQEFEALIIKEVNGNPVKLGDLGFAQFAAENEKSINKLNGEPCVILAILPQSGANNVEISDLFKKRLEEIVLDMPEDLAVEVIMDTTDFVRNSILEVEETIILAFVFVVIIIFLFLRNWRTTLIPIIAIPISLVGAFFIMYLFSFSVNILTLLAIVLAVGIVVDDAIVVMENIFAKVEEGMSPIEAAFKGSKEIYFAIISTTIVLVCVFLPVVFLSGTTGRLFREFGIAIAGAIVISAFISLTLTPMMCSKILKPSSSQSKFYQVTERFFVALSDAYSNGLSTFIRMRWLSVVIIIGAFVAIVVLFLNLKSELAPLEDRSRITLRVSVPEGTSFESMAVYIDEISDMVRDSVPELKSMQSMVRGGWGFVRAFLVDPNERTRSQQEIADKLVNDTRLMTKGKILVTQDPTIGDRRSGQGVQYVIQAATLDKLRSILPVFMDEVQKDPTFSFADVNLKFSKPELVVNIDREKARLLDVSTTAIAQTMQLAYAGQRVDYFTMNGKQYQVIVEVDKQDRNKPDNLTALYVRSNTGNMIQLDNLIYDSIKSNTPSLYRFNRYVSATVSATMAKGYTLGDGIAAMDVISKKVLDDTYKTDLSGQAREFNESSNSIYFAFGLALLLVYLVLAAQFESFRDPLIIMFSVPLALMGTLLSLWFFDQTINIFSEIGIIMLIGLITKNGILIVEFANQRRDMGHSILKAVKDASVSRLRPILMTSLATIFGILPIALALGAGAESRVSMGIAVVGGMLFGTILTLFVVPVMYTFITSKERVIIREEDYL